The following are from one region of the Actinopolyspora halophila DSM 43834 genome:
- a CDS encoding 3-oxoacyl-ACP reductase: MADPYSKLVSSQFGRRMAGRLGLPTPTPLRRYRPGDPVVSGPVLIGAAEGSRLGAALTRPLEAVHAEVHETPAEEERYAGLVFDATGIEDSTRLGQLRDFFSPVIRRTSRCGRLIVLGTPPEEIEDPAERTAQRALEGFVRTAGKELKGGSTAQLVHVSRGGEQAVDSTVRFLLSAKSAFVSGQVIRVGARRTGEADGQQPLREKVALVTGASRGIGASIAETLARDGAHVVCLDVPAQGEDLTKVANRVGGSALQLDITAPDAPRRVVEHFSERHEGLDIVVHNAGITRDKTIGRMSEDKWDPVLTVNLAAQERLNAALLADSSPLRRGGRLIGVASISGIAGNVGQANYATSKAGVIGHVQALADRAAERGVTINAVAPGFIETAMTAAVPLVIREAGRRMNSLAQGGLPIDVAETVAFYADPGSDGVNGNVIRVCGQSMLGA; the protein is encoded by the coding sequence ATGGCGGACCCGTACAGCAAGCTCGTCTCCTCGCAGTTCGGACGGCGAATGGCCGGACGCCTCGGGCTGCCCACTCCGACCCCGCTGCGCAGGTACCGTCCCGGCGACCCCGTCGTCTCCGGCCCGGTGCTCATCGGCGCGGCCGAGGGATCCCGACTCGGCGCCGCTCTCACGCGGCCCCTCGAGGCGGTGCACGCGGAGGTCCACGAGACCCCGGCGGAGGAGGAGCGCTACGCCGGTCTGGTCTTCGACGCCACCGGAATCGAGGACAGCACCCGACTGGGTCAGCTGCGTGACTTCTTCTCCCCGGTGATCCGCCGGACGAGCCGCTGCGGAAGGCTGATCGTGCTCGGCACCCCGCCGGAGGAGATCGAGGACCCGGCGGAACGAACCGCGCAACGCGCGCTGGAGGGCTTCGTGCGGACGGCGGGCAAGGAACTCAAAGGGGGCTCGACCGCCCAGCTCGTCCACGTCTCGCGCGGTGGGGAGCAGGCCGTGGACTCCACCGTGCGGTTCCTGCTGTCCGCCAAATCGGCCTTCGTCTCCGGGCAGGTGATTCGCGTCGGAGCGCGGCGGACCGGAGAGGCCGACGGGCAACAACCGCTGCGCGAGAAGGTCGCGCTCGTCACCGGCGCGTCCCGTGGCATAGGGGCATCGATCGCGGAAACCCTCGCTCGCGACGGAGCCCACGTGGTGTGCCTGGACGTCCCCGCCCAGGGTGAGGACCTGACGAAGGTGGCCAACCGGGTCGGCGGTTCGGCGCTGCAACTCGACATCACCGCGCCGGACGCCCCGCGACGCGTCGTCGAGCACTTCAGCGAACGCCACGAGGGCCTCGACATCGTGGTGCACAACGCGGGCATAACCCGGGACAAGACCATCGGGCGCATGAGCGAGGACAAGTGGGATCCGGTGCTCACGGTCAACCTGGCCGCGCAGGAACGCCTCAACGCCGCGCTGCTCGCGGACTCCTCGCCGTTGCGCAGGGGCGGAAGGCTCATCGGGGTGGCCTCGATAAGCGGTATAGCGGGCAACGTCGGCCAGGCGAACTACGCCACCTCGAAAGCCGGGGTGATCGGCCACGTGCAGGCGCTCGCGGACCGCGCGGCCGAACGCGGCGTGACGATCAACGCAGTGGCGCCCGGTTTCATCGAGACCGCGATGACCGCAGCCGTCCCGCTGGTGATCCGCGAGGCGGGCAGGCGGATGAACAGCCTCGCGCAGGGCGGGCTGCCGATCGACGTGGCCGAGACGGTCGCCTTCTACGCCGATCCCGGTTCCGACGGGGTGAACGGCAACGTGATCCGAGTGTGCGGGCAGAGCATGTTGGGCGCCTGA